In Mangrovivirga cuniculi, the following proteins share a genomic window:
- a CDS encoding DinB family protein, with amino-acid sequence MNKTNQTNGRRNFLLKSAAVTAGIAGLPFVSISAENESILSDSDLHIIGPKPGFTHQVGTLYSMMNWMRETLLNSLKGLTVEELDYQVDEQSNSIGAMLYHLASTERYYQLNTFDNMKWGTWDHSIKDKWDVGMNLGEAARDKIKGNDLQDYLDLLSEVRQATIDEFKKRDDGWLFTRDMDWPWGPTNNYCKWFHVCEHESNHNGQIKWIKKRLKGR; translated from the coding sequence ATGAATAAAACAAATCAAACTAATGGTCGCAGAAATTTTCTTTTAAAATCTGCTGCCGTAACTGCTGGAATTGCCGGACTACCTTTTGTTTCTATTAGTGCCGAAAATGAATCAATATTATCGGATTCTGATCTTCATATTATTGGTCCTAAACCAGGGTTTACACACCAGGTAGGAACATTGTATTCAATGATGAACTGGATGAGGGAAACGTTATTAAATTCGCTAAAAGGACTGACTGTAGAAGAATTAGATTACCAGGTTGATGAACAATCAAATTCAATCGGTGCAATGCTCTATCATCTGGCTTCCACAGAACGCTATTATCAGCTGAATACCTTTGATAATATGAAATGGGGTACATGGGATCATTCGATTAAAGATAAATGGGATGTTGGAATGAACCTGGGAGAAGCTGCGAGGGATAAAATCAAAGGTAATGATCTTCAGGATTATCTGGATTTGTTGTCAGAAGTACGTCAGGCTACGATTGATGAATTTAAGAAAAGAGACGATGGCTGGTTGTTTACTCGAGATATGGATTGGCCTTGGGGACCAACCAATAATTATTGTAAATGGTTTCATGTATGTGAACACGAATCAAACCATAATGGACAAATAAAGTGGATCAAAAAACGATTAAAAGGCCGATAA
- a CDS encoding multidrug effflux MFS transporter — translation MTKEKKDHILLILILGLLTTVGPFSIDMYLPAFSDIAQDMDTNISRVPLTLSSFFIGLAVGQLIYGPILERFGRKKPIYTGMLIYVLASIACALSSSLEEMIVYRFFQALGSCAGLVSARAIVRDLFKGKKVAKIFSTLIMVVAISPIIAPTAGGLLNAQFGWRSIFIVLGIMSILILIGAIFILPETKSSDKGYSLNLISVFRTYFKVIKHPSFIINAMTGAIAYSGLYAYLSGSPELYMDVLGLTEQQYGWIFALIATGLITATQLNNRFLRKRDMDHIIKLALAAQGFVGLILMGYTLFMEPDLIVNTTLIFSFLFFLGFIFPNASALSLEPMGHVAGNASALMGSLQMLVGAGASALVGLFDSNAYVPMTIVMGFCPLLALGLFMYGHQRIIPEYVKQNS, via the coding sequence GTGACTAAAGAAAAGAAAGACCATATACTATTGATACTAATTCTAGGACTACTAACCACGGTAGGTCCATTTTCAATCGATATGTACCTCCCTGCTTTTAGCGATATTGCTCAAGATATGGATACTAATATCAGCCGTGTTCCACTTACTCTTTCTAGTTTCTTTATCGGACTGGCTGTAGGACAATTAATCTATGGCCCAATCCTTGAACGCTTCGGGAGAAAAAAACCTATCTATACAGGAATGTTGATCTATGTCTTGGCAAGCATAGCCTGTGCTCTTTCCTCAAGTCTTGAGGAGATGATCGTTTACAGATTTTTCCAGGCACTGGGAAGTTGTGCAGGATTAGTTTCTGCCAGGGCTATTGTTAGAGATCTGTTTAAAGGAAAAAAAGTCGCTAAAATATTTTCTACCCTGATCATGGTGGTGGCGATCTCTCCTATCATCGCTCCGACAGCCGGTGGTTTATTAAATGCCCAATTTGGTTGGAGATCTATCTTTATTGTCCTGGGTATAATGTCAATATTAATTCTGATCGGAGCAATATTTATTCTACCAGAAACTAAATCCAGTGACAAAGGGTATTCCCTAAACTTAATATCAGTGTTCAGGACATATTTTAAGGTTATAAAACACCCTTCATTTATCATTAATGCAATGACTGGTGCTATTGCTTATTCCGGATTGTATGCTTATCTAAGTGGTTCTCCAGAACTATATATGGATGTTTTGGGTCTTACAGAACAACAATATGGATGGATTTTTGCCCTAATCGCAACCGGTTTGATTACTGCGACACAGTTAAACAATAGATTTCTACGTAAAAGAGATATGGATCATATCATCAAACTGGCATTAGCAGCACAGGGATTCGTTGGTTTGATTTTGATGGGTTATACTCTCTTCATGGAACCTGATCTGATTGTTAATACTACTTTGATATTCAGCTTTTTATTTTTTCTTGGATTCATATTTCCCAATGCTTCGGCATTATCTCTTGAGCCTATGGGCCATGTCGCCGGGAATGCCTCAGCCTTAATGGGATCATTGCAAATGCTGGTTGGAGCCGGAGCCTCTGCCCTGGTCGGATTATTCGATTCCAATGCCTATGTGCCTATGACTATCGTAATGGGATTCTGTCCTTTATTAGCTCTTGGATTATTTATGTACGGTCACCAGAGAATAATTCCTGAATATGTAAAACAAAATAGTTAG